The following are encoded together in the Methylorubrum sp. B1-46 genome:
- a CDS encoding beta-propeller fold lactonase family protein gives MIRPALAALPILLLAGLPVRAATVYVASQQGAQVTRVEAGAVAGHATVAGAPATVAAGGGLVFLSHPDGQAITVADGATGAVLRRLPYKGQGFGLAASADGRTLFVADWSGHRVDRLSAADGTVEASAETGRDPAHIALDRAGRLYVADRESHQVSVFDAARMTRIATISVGTAPFALALSPDGRRLYVGNVRSNDLTVIDTGRLEALATVPAGAMPYGLAVSPDGARVFVTNQQAGTVTVLDAGTLTIAATVGVGRYPEGIVIEGGRAYVANWFSDSVSVLDLATLKEVDRLSVAEGPRSLAVATPAQDIPR, from the coding sequence ATGATCCGTCCCGCCCTCGCCGCGCTGCCCATCCTCCTGCTCGCCGGCCTGCCGGTGCGGGCCGCGACGGTCTACGTCGCGAGCCAGCAGGGAGCGCAGGTCACGCGCGTCGAGGCGGGCGCGGTCGCGGGCCACGCCACCGTCGCGGGCGCCCCCGCGACGGTGGCGGCGGGCGGCGGGCTCGTCTTCCTCAGCCATCCCGACGGGCAGGCGATCACGGTCGCCGACGGCGCCACGGGGGCGGTGCTGCGCCGCCTCCCCTACAAGGGCCAGGGCTTCGGCCTCGCGGCGTCGGCGGACGGCCGGACCCTGTTCGTCGCCGACTGGTCGGGCCACCGCGTCGATCGGCTCTCGGCCGCGGACGGCACCGTCGAAGCCTCCGCCGAGACCGGCCGCGACCCGGCGCACATCGCCCTCGACCGCGCGGGCCGGCTCTACGTCGCCGACCGGGAAAGCCACCAGGTCAGCGTGTTCGACGCCGCCCGGATGACGCGGATCGCGACGATCTCTGTGGGCACCGCGCCCTTCGCCCTGGCGCTGAGCCCGGACGGGCGCCGCCTCTATGTCGGCAACGTGCGCAGCAATGACCTCACCGTGATCGACACCGGAAGGCTCGAGGCGCTCGCCACCGTCCCGGCCGGCGCCATGCCCTACGGGCTCGCCGTGAGCCCGGACGGGGCGCGGGTGTTCGTGACCAACCAGCAGGCCGGCACGGTCACCGTGCTCGATGCGGGCACCCTCACGATCGCCGCGACGGTGGGTGTCGGCCGCTATCCCGAGGGCATCGTGATCGAGGGCGGCCGGGCCTATGTCGCGAACTGGTTCTCCGACAGCGTCTCCGTCCTCGATCTCGCCACGCTGAAGGAGGTGGACCGCCTCTCCGTCGCCGAGGGCCCGCGCAGCCTCGCCGTCGCTACCCCCGCACAGGACATCCCGCGATGA
- a CDS encoding SRPBCC family protein yields the protein MRLSLLVLPLALAATAALAHGPTPQKVSQSITIKASPDAVWKVAGDFAGIGKWHPAIAKAEGSGSKESGTRTLTFKSGGKIEESLDEYKADARTYSYRMGEPDLKALPVSSYSATLTVSPEGDGAKVEWMGRFYRGDTGNEPPENLSDEAGKAAMNTYFSEGLKGLKAAVEGGKAK from the coding sequence ATGCGTCTGTCCCTTCTCGTTCTTCCGCTCGCACTCGCCGCGACCGCCGCCCTCGCCCACGGCCCGACCCCGCAGAAAGTCTCCCAGTCGATCACGATCAAGGCGAGCCCGGACGCGGTGTGGAAGGTGGCGGGCGACTTCGCCGGCATCGGGAAGTGGCACCCGGCGATCGCGAAGGCGGAGGGCAGCGGCTCCAAGGAGAGCGGCACCCGCACCCTCACCTTCAAGAGCGGCGGCAAGATCGAGGAGAGCCTCGACGAGTACAAGGCGGACGCGCGCACCTATTCCTACCGGATGGGCGAGCCGGACCTGAAGGCGCTGCCGGTCTCGTCCTACTCCGCGACCCTCACCGTGAGCCCGGAGGGCGACGGCGCCAAGGTGGAGTGGATGGGCCGCTTCTACCGCGGCGATACCGGCAACGAGCCCCCAGAGAACCTCAGCGACGAGGCCGGCAAGGCGGCGATGAACACGTACTTTTCGGAAGGGCTGAAGGGCCTGAAGGCGGCCGTGGAGGGTGGCAAGGCCAAATGA
- a CDS encoding vWA domain-containing protein: MSVWAEFPFGKNLRDRRFQALAAALLLAGLAIVVPPLPLTRSGVSVLAVVDITGSMNVRDYTRDGRPASRLDIAKAALRDLLPELPCGSRLALALFTERRPFLLFAPIEVCADFAPLDGAIAALDWRMAWEGDSRVAAGLHRAITMAGELDTDLLFVTDGQETPPLPANGIPPFEGKPGAVRGLIVGAGGHALAPIPKFNDRGRETGFYAETDVQQENRFGPPPADAESREGYNPRNAPFGGAAARGEEHLSSVREPHLKALAAQTGLAYAHLDGPDSLRAPLLAAATPRPLPGRLDPRPFLGAAALALVLASFLAGARRARLTPFTPSRML, translated from the coding sequence ATGAGTGTGTGGGCCGAGTTCCCCTTCGGAAAAAACCTGCGCGACCGCCGCTTCCAGGCGCTCGCCGCAGCCCTGCTGCTCGCAGGCCTGGCGATCGTCGTGCCGCCGCTGCCGCTCACCCGCTCGGGCGTGTCGGTGCTGGCGGTGGTCGACATCACCGGCAGCATGAACGTGCGCGACTATACGCGCGACGGGCGCCCGGCGAGCCGGCTCGACATCGCCAAGGCGGCCCTGCGCGATCTCCTGCCGGAACTGCCCTGCGGCTCGCGCCTGGCGCTCGCGCTCTTCACCGAGCGGCGCCCGTTCCTGCTGTTCGCGCCGATCGAGGTCTGCGCCGACTTCGCGCCGCTGGACGGGGCGATCGCCGCACTCGACTGGCGCATGGCCTGGGAGGGCGACAGCCGCGTCGCCGCGGGCCTGCACAGGGCCATCACCATGGCCGGCGAACTCGACACCGACCTCCTGTTCGTCACCGACGGCCAGGAGACGCCGCCCCTGCCCGCCAACGGCATCCCGCCCTTCGAGGGCAAGCCCGGCGCGGTGCGCGGCCTGATCGTCGGGGCGGGTGGCCACGCGCTCGCGCCGATCCCGAAATTCAACGATCGCGGCCGTGAGACCGGCTTCTACGCCGAGACCGACGTGCAGCAGGAGAACCGCTTCGGGCCGCCGCCCGCCGACGCGGAATCGCGCGAGGGCTACAACCCGCGCAACGCCCCCTTCGGTGGCGCCGCGGCGCGGGGCGAGGAGCATCTCTCCTCCGTGCGCGAGCCGCATCTGAAGGCGCTCGCCGCCCAGACCGGCCTCGCCTACGCCCATCTCGACGGGCCGGACAGCCTGCGCGCGCCGCTGCTTGCGGCGGCGACCCCGCGCCCCCTGCCCGGCCGGCTCGACCCGCGCCCCTTCCTCGGCGCGGCGGCGCTCGCGCTCGTGCTCGCCAGCTTCCTCGCGGGTGCGCGGCGCGCCCGCCTCACACCCTTCACCCCCAGCAGGATGTTATAA
- a CDS encoding MxaK protein, with product MPSALAPAHSQSPSLRTRIGAGVRQVWRSLRPILLVLLPILLAAAAAALALAAWRDTRTNAAIAELEAGRDIAVLPDAPDALLVARVKFLAFRDRLGETEPLLETLDNRRSGDAAARARYIVANARIREAFRLIERSELDKAGPQVTLARQDYRRALQARPDFWDAKFNFDVASRLIRDFPEFDRKFGDELKAEPKQIWTDIPGQPRGGP from the coding sequence ATGCCCTCCGCTCTCGCCCCCGCGCATTCTCAATCCCCATCGCTGCGCACCCGGATCGGCGCAGGCGTGCGCCAAGTCTGGCGCAGCCTCCGCCCGATCCTGCTCGTGCTGCTGCCGATCCTGCTCGCTGCCGCCGCCGCCGCCCTCGCGCTCGCGGCGTGGCGGGACACGCGCACCAACGCGGCCATCGCCGAACTGGAAGCGGGGCGCGACATCGCCGTCCTGCCCGACGCGCCGGACGCGCTCCTCGTCGCGCGGGTCAAGTTCCTGGCCTTCCGCGACCGCCTGGGCGAGACCGAGCCGCTGCTGGAGACCCTCGACAACCGCAGATCCGGGGATGCGGCGGCGCGCGCCCGCTACATCGTCGCCAATGCCCGCATCCGCGAGGCCTTCCGGCTGATCGAGCGCAGCGAACTCGACAAGGCGGGCCCGCAGGTCACGCTCGCGCGTCAGGACTACCGCCGGGCGCTCCAGGCCCGGCCCGACTTCTGGGACGCGAAGTTCAACTTCGACGTCGCCTCGCGCCTGATCCGCGACTTCCCTGAGTTCGACCGCAAGTTCGGCGACGAGCTGAAGGCCGAGCCCAAGCAGATCTGGACCGACATCCCTGGTCAGCCCCGGGGTGGGCCATGA
- a CDS encoding VWA domain-containing protein, whose product MTALLPSLGVATPWLLWLLPLALLPLLLSVTRRSAVSSVAAAPEDPLSSGLRIALTAAGILAVGGLVLALAGPYRAGERVTRTGIGAQVSMLIDRSGSMNETFAGRQPSGAEESKAMASRRILRDFVGERAHDQFAVTAFSTAPMLVVPMTDRHDAVRAAIAAIDRPGLDYTNVARGLGMALSQFGAGAPGVSRALLLVSDGAAVIDPRIQAQLRAEFTRVQPNLYWLFLRTKGSPSIHDKPAGEDTPQAAPERHLDLFFKSLGVPYRAFEAEGADAVANAVRQIEALERDPIPYTEERPRRDLSGWAYGIAALGLLLLVLAKLAETDFVRTPARLSSKRRADPAPATDGAAAVPKRAAA is encoded by the coding sequence GTGACGGCGCTCCTCCCCTCCCTCGGCGTGGCCACGCCCTGGCTGCTCTGGCTCCTGCCGCTGGCGCTCCTGCCGCTGCTCCTGTCCGTCACCCGGCGCAGCGCGGTGTCCTCGGTCGCGGCGGCGCCCGAGGATCCCCTCTCCTCCGGCCTGCGGATCGCCCTGACCGCCGCCGGCATCCTGGCGGTCGGCGGCCTCGTCCTGGCACTGGCCGGGCCGTACCGCGCCGGCGAGCGGGTGACCCGCACCGGCATCGGCGCGCAAGTTTCGATGCTGATCGACCGCTCAGGCAGCATGAACGAGACGTTTGCCGGCCGGCAGCCCTCGGGGGCGGAGGAGTCGAAGGCCATGGCCTCCCGGCGCATCCTGCGCGACTTCGTCGGCGAGCGCGCCCACGACCAGTTCGCGGTGACGGCCTTCTCAACGGCGCCGATGCTCGTCGTGCCGATGACCGACCGGCACGACGCCGTGCGCGCGGCCATCGCCGCCATCGACCGGCCGGGTCTCGACTACACCAACGTCGCCCGCGGCCTCGGCATGGCGCTGTCGCAATTCGGCGCCGGCGCGCCGGGGGTGTCGCGCGCCCTGCTGTTGGTCTCGGACGGGGCGGCGGTGATCGATCCGCGCATCCAGGCGCAGTTGCGGGCCGAGTTCACTCGGGTGCAGCCGAACCTCTACTGGCTGTTCCTGCGCACCAAGGGCTCGCCCTCGATCCACGACAAGCCCGCGGGCGAGGACACGCCGCAGGCCGCGCCCGAGCGCCATCTCGACCTGTTCTTCAAGAGCCTCGGCGTGCCCTACCGCGCCTTCGAGGCCGAGGGCGCCGACGCGGTGGCGAATGCCGTGCGCCAGATCGAGGCGCTGGAGCGCGATCCCATTCCCTATACCGAGGAGCGTCCCCGCCGCGACCTCAGCGGCTGGGCCTACGGGATCGCCGCCCTCGGCCTGCTGCTCCTCGTCCTTGCCAAGCTCGCAGAGACGGATTTTGTCCGCACGCCCGCGCGGCTGTCGTCGAAGCGCCGCGCTGATCCGGCTCCGGCCACCGATGGGGCGGCCGCCGTGCCGAAAAGGGCCGCCGCATGA
- a CDS encoding nonribosomal peptide synthetase MxaA, with the protein MRALGLALLLALVSLPAAAQVRGVELRTPRAFGYFQGDLVQVQAEIRTDPGFTLQRPSLPKPGPVTYWLDLRDVRTEESRGADGAHVIRLRLTYQDFYVALDARTLEVPGFPVTVESAGTNGSTTAVAQVPTWKIGVSPLREVQPERRDDPAEYLRPDGRTPRLDPQPALASAAGFLALAVLALGLLAYDRAWWIFGHRRGRPFAQALKALGRAKRQSQGEALYREALLALHRGLDATDGRRVLADDLPDFLGRHPAFQAQAEGLQTFFSASRLAFFGRDTAGAGTTLPLPEAETLLRRLGAVERSA; encoded by the coding sequence ATGCGCGCGCTTGGTCTCGCCCTCCTCCTCGCGCTGGTGTCGCTGCCGGCCGCCGCCCAGGTGCGCGGCGTCGAGCTGCGCACGCCCCGCGCCTTCGGCTATTTCCAGGGCGATCTCGTGCAGGTCCAGGCCGAGATCCGCACCGATCCCGGTTTCACCCTGCAGCGCCCTTCCCTGCCGAAGCCCGGCCCGGTCACCTACTGGCTCGACCTGCGCGACGTGCGCACCGAAGAGAGCCGGGGGGCTGACGGCGCGCATGTGATCCGCCTGCGCCTGACCTATCAGGACTTCTACGTGGCGCTCGATGCCCGCACCCTCGAAGTGCCGGGCTTTCCCGTCACGGTCGAGAGTGCCGGCACGAACGGATCGACCACGGCGGTGGCGCAGGTGCCGACCTGGAAGATCGGCGTCTCGCCCCTTCGCGAGGTGCAGCCCGAGCGGCGCGACGACCCGGCCGAGTACCTCCGGCCCGACGGACGCACCCCGCGCCTCGATCCGCAGCCGGCCCTGGCCTCCGCCGCAGGTTTCCTCGCGCTCGCCGTCCTGGCGCTGGGGCTGCTCGCCTACGACCGGGCATGGTGGATTTTCGGACATCGCCGCGGCCGGCCCTTCGCGCAGGCGCTGAAAGCGCTTGGCCGGGCGAAACGGCAATCGCAGGGGGAAGCCCTGTACCGCGAGGCGCTGCTCGCCCTGCATCGCGGCCTCGACGCCACCGACGGGCGCCGGGTGCTCGCCGACGACCTGCCGGATTTCCTGGGGCGGCACCCGGCTTTCCAGGCTCAGGCGGAGGGCCTCCAAACGTTCTTCTCCGCCTCGCGGCTGGCCTTCTTCGGCCGGGACACCGCCGGGGCCGGCACGACGCTGCCCCTGCCCGAGGCCGAGACCCTGCTGCGCCGCCTCGGCGCGGTCGAGCGGAGCGCGTGA
- a CDS encoding MxaS protein: protein MSGPEDGVSDTADIIYWPRWRPGGHRVGAHRGRDAGGLGTFRDQVSFSRLPDARRIDLRASLRDPFEGVFVRRFEARSPVETYALVDLSASMRFRGRADRRELAQAFCATLARSATRIGDGFGMIACDNTLRDDLTLPATRHRAAAQAAAARLGEAIGDGRGAEGLLEAARRLAGRPKLIFLVSDFRWPEALIEAVFSALALHDVTPVLLADSAEAEDLPAWGLVELDDLEGAGRRLVFLRPSLRRRWIAREAERVERLRRICTPFARPPFRLADRFDAEALSRHLMTT, encoded by the coding sequence GTGAGCGGCCCGGAGGACGGGGTCAGCGACACGGCCGACATCATCTACTGGCCGCGCTGGCGGCCCGGCGGACACCGGGTCGGCGCCCATCGCGGGCGCGATGCCGGCGGCCTCGGCACGTTCCGCGATCAGGTCAGCTTCTCACGCCTGCCGGATGCCCGCCGCATCGATCTGCGCGCGTCGCTCCGCGACCCGTTCGAGGGCGTGTTCGTGCGCCGCTTCGAGGCGCGCAGCCCGGTCGAGACCTATGCGCTCGTCGATCTCTCCGCCTCGATGCGCTTCCGCGGCCGGGCCGACCGGCGCGAACTGGCGCAGGCCTTCTGCGCCACGCTCGCCCGCTCGGCGACGCGGATCGGCGACGGCTTCGGCATGATCGCCTGCGACAACACCCTGCGCGACGACCTCACCCTGCCCGCCACCCGCCACCGCGCCGCCGCCCAGGCTGCCGCCGCGCGCCTGGGCGAGGCGATCGGCGATGGACGCGGCGCCGAGGGCCTGCTGGAGGCCGCGCGCCGCCTCGCCGGGCGCCCGAAGCTGATCTTCCTCGTCTCCGATTTCCGCTGGCCGGAGGCGCTGATCGAGGCGGTCTTCTCGGCGCTGGCGCTGCACGACGTGACCCCGGTGCTGCTGGCCGATTCCGCAGAGGCCGAAGACCTGCCGGCCTGGGGCCTCGTGGAGCTCGATGACCTGGAGGGCGCCGGGCGCCGCCTCGTCTTCCTGCGCCCGTCCTTGCGCCGCCGCTGGATCGCCCGCGAGGCCGAGCGCGTCGAACGCTTGCGCCGGATCTGCACCCCCTTCGCCCGTCCGCCCTTCCGGCTCGCCGACCGCTTCGACGCGGAAGCCTTGAGCCGCCACCTGATGACGACGTGA
- a CDS encoding MoxR family ATPase gives MNTLRPGDAMLTDWRDAAARFEREVGKVVVGQERAIRLLTIAIFARGHVMLEGDVGVGKTTLLRAVARALGGAYERVEGTVDMMPTDLIYHTYLGEDGRPRVEPGPVLRQAEDLSVFFFNEINRARPQVHALLLRIMAERSVTAFNREYRFPNLQVFADRNRVEREETFELPAAARDRFLMEIGMEAPRDAQARRDLVFDPRFHDTDRLTGAVAAGVLDHDRIGTIASAIQHAISAEPAIETYVVGLWEALVRPGPAGIRLPGIDMDRLIQGGASPRGVAFLVRAARVRAWLEGRDWLVPEDIRAVFPEVMAHRVFLEPVYEMRRAQIVPDLIRAVFETVPAP, from the coding sequence ATGAATACCCTGCGCCCCGGCGACGCCATGCTCACCGACTGGCGGGATGCGGCCGCGCGCTTCGAGCGCGAGGTCGGCAAGGTCGTCGTCGGCCAGGAGCGGGCGATCCGCCTGCTCACGATCGCGATCTTCGCCCGCGGCCACGTCATGCTCGAAGGCGATGTCGGCGTCGGCAAGACCACGCTGCTGCGCGCGGTGGCGCGGGCTCTCGGCGGCGCCTATGAGCGCGTCGAGGGCACCGTCGACATGATGCCCACCGACCTGATCTATCACACCTATCTCGGCGAGGACGGCCGCCCGCGGGTCGAACCGGGCCCGGTGCTGCGGCAGGCGGAAGACCTGTCGGTGTTCTTCTTCAACGAGATCAACCGCGCCCGGCCCCAGGTCCACGCGCTGCTCCTGCGCATCATGGCCGAGCGCAGCGTCACCGCCTTCAACCGCGAGTACCGCTTCCCCAACCTCCAGGTCTTCGCCGACCGCAACCGGGTCGAGCGCGAGGAGACCTTCGAGCTGCCGGCCGCCGCCCGCGACCGCTTCCTCATGGAGATCGGCATGGAGGCGCCGCGCGATGCTCAAGCCCGCCGCGACCTCGTCTTCGATCCCCGCTTCCACGACACCGACCGGCTGACCGGGGCGGTCGCGGCCGGCGTGCTCGACCATGACCGCATCGGCACCATCGCCAGCGCGATCCAGCACGCGATCTCGGCCGAGCCGGCGATCGAGACCTACGTCGTCGGCCTGTGGGAGGCGCTGGTGCGCCCCGGCCCCGCCGGCATCCGGCTGCCGGGCATCGACATGGACCGCCTGATCCAGGGCGGCGCCTCGCCCCGCGGCGTCGCCTTCCTCGTGCGCGCCGCCCGCGTCCGCGCTTGGCTGGAGGGCCGGGACTGGCTCGTGCCGGAGGATATCCGCGCCGTCTTCCCCGAGGTGATGGCCCACCGCGTCTTCCTCGAGCCCGTCTACGAGATGCGGCGCGCGCAGATCGTGCCCGACCTCATCCGCGCGGTGTTCGAGACGGTGCCCGCCCCGTGA
- a CDS encoding methanol dehydrogenase [cytochrome c] subunit — protein sequence MKSTLIIAAAVALSGLAAPALAYDGTKCKAPGNCWEPKPGFPEKIAGSKYDPKHDPKELNKQADSIKQMEERNKKRVENFKKTGKFEYDVSKISAN from the coding sequence ATGAAGTCCACGCTCATCATCGCCGCCGCCGTCGCCCTGTCCGGCCTTGCCGCCCCGGCGCTCGCCTATGACGGCACCAAGTGCAAGGCGCCGGGCAATTGCTGGGAGCCGAAGCCCGGCTTCCCCGAGAAGATCGCCGGCTCCAAGTACGACCCCAAGCACGACCCCAAGGAGCTGAACAAGCAGGCCGATTCCATTAAGCAGATGGAAGAGCGCAACAAGAAGCGCGTCGAGAACTTCAAGAAGACCGGCAAGTTCGAGTACGACGTGAGCAAGATCTCGGCGAACTGA
- the moxG gene encoding cytochrome c(L), periplasmic: MMNRTKIGTALLGFALFGGVLGSLPALAQPQSGPQSGVVFRNTVTGEALDVTQGKEGGRDTPAVKKFFETGENLYIDDKSCLRNGESLYATSCSGCHGHLAEGKLGPGLNDNYWTYPSNTTDVGLFATIFGGANGMMGPHNENLTPDEMLQTIAWIRHLYTGPKQDAVWLNDEQKKAYTPYKQGEVIPKDAKGQCKPLEE, from the coding sequence ATGATGAACCGGACAAAGATCGGTACCGCCCTCCTCGGCTTCGCGCTCTTCGGCGGCGTTCTGGGCAGCCTTCCCGCCCTGGCCCAGCCGCAATCGGGCCCGCAATCGGGCGTGGTGTTCCGCAACACCGTGACCGGCGAGGCGCTGGACGTGACGCAGGGCAAGGAGGGCGGCCGCGACACGCCCGCCGTGAAGAAGTTCTTCGAGACCGGCGAGAACCTCTACATCGACGACAAGTCGTGCCTGCGCAACGGCGAGAGCCTCTACGCGACTTCGTGCTCGGGCTGCCACGGGCATCTTGCCGAGGGCAAGCTCGGACCAGGTCTCAACGACAATTACTGGACCTATCCGTCGAACACGACCGATGTCGGCCTGTTCGCGACGATCTTCGGCGGCGCCAACGGCATGATGGGCCCGCACAACGAGAATCTGACGCCCGACGAGATGCTGCAGACCATCGCCTGGATTCGCCACCTCTATACGGGGCCGAAGCAGGACGCGGTCTGGCTCAACGACGAGCAGAAGAAGGCCTACACGCCCTACAAGCAGGGCGAAGTCATCCCGAAGGACGCCAAGGGCCAGTGCAAGCCGCTGGAGGAGTGA
- the moxJ gene encoding methanol oxidation system protein MoxJ, with product MSLVNGRRRAVASAVALAALTGLCAPALAQDKKAAEAAKPDAGTLRICAAEQPPLSMKDGSGLENRIATAVAEAMGRKAQFVWLGKPAIYLVRDGLEKKTCDVVVGLDSDDPRVLTSKPYYRSGYVFLTRADKDLDIKSWSDPRLKEVSHMVVGFGTPAEAMLKDIGRYEEDMAYLYSLVNFRAPRNQYTQIDPARMVSEVATGKAEVGVAFGPDVARYVRDSSTKLRMTPVPDDTTRSDGQKMPQSFDQSMGVRKDDTALKAEIDAALEKAKPKIEAILKEEGVPVLPVSN from the coding sequence ATGTCGCTCGTGAACGGACGTCGCCGAGCCGTCGCATCGGCCGTCGCCCTCGCGGCCTTGACCGGCCTGTGCGCCCCTGCCCTGGCGCAGGACAAGAAAGCCGCCGAGGCTGCCAAACCCGATGCCGGCACCTTGCGCATCTGCGCCGCCGAGCAGCCGCCGCTCTCGATGAAGGACGGCTCGGGCCTCGAGAACCGCATCGCCACCGCCGTCGCCGAAGCGATGGGCCGCAAGGCCCAGTTCGTCTGGCTGGGTAAGCCCGCGATCTACCTCGTGCGCGACGGGCTGGAGAAGAAGACCTGCGACGTGGTGGTCGGGCTCGATTCCGACGATCCCCGGGTGCTCACCAGCAAGCCGTACTACCGCTCCGGCTACGTCTTCCTCACCCGCGCCGACAAGGATCTCGACATCAAGTCCTGGTCCGACCCGCGCCTGAAGGAAGTCAGCCACATGGTGGTCGGCTTCGGCACGCCGGCCGAGGCGATGCTCAAGGACATCGGCCGCTACGAGGAGGACATGGCCTACCTCTACTCGCTGGTGAACTTCCGCGCGCCGCGGAACCAATACACGCAGATCGACCCGGCCCGGATGGTGAGCGAGGTCGCCACCGGCAAGGCCGAGGTCGGCGTGGCCTTCGGGCCCGACGTCGCCCGCTACGTGCGCGATTCCTCGACCAAGCTGCGCATGACCCCGGTGCCCGACGACACCACCCGCAGCGACGGCCAGAAGATGCCGCAGAGCTTCGACCAGTCGATGGGCGTGCGCAAGGACGACACCGCCCTGAAAGCGGAGATCGATGCCGCCCTGGAGAAGGCCAAGCCCAAGATCGAGGCGATCCTCAAGGAGGAGGGCGTGCCCGTGCTGCCCGTCTCGAATTGA